From the genome of Taeniopygia guttata chromosome 31, bTaeGut7.mat, whole genome shotgun sequence, one region includes:
- the CCDC120 gene encoding coiled-coil domain-containing protein 120, producing the protein MEVRGHILPPGTYGPAGVSAGRLQELRERQRALRQALGLRLRELRRLCLQEAELTGQLPPEYPLEPGERPQPPPRRRSGAAPPRGPPPEVSRGRREAHAPLQLHAQAPLHAPLHAQVQVQAQVLEAARRMAAVPGLPPEQRRRRQRLQAEAAQRLRQLRAQLGTPGHDENGSLSDPPVLENGAPPPPKPPPGGPGRPSPPRGSPERPLPPPWSPEGTPGRRSSVAGPASPARTLPRSASSLEGRSVPATPVLGRSPRGRPEAPRGLPPRPWSGSQDSQLGGVGLGGLGAAPPAPPPPLPLPPRTRRSNSSEALIDWGGGGGGSLSPETPPGLRGGGGGGAGGAAAPPPPSAEQQRRSQKWLALEGLRDWYLRHTGTPPRGPWAPPPPPPPLPQRRRDPPPAPPPPPAPPPALPHSLSFAAALGRYGGGRGGPRW; encoded by the exons ATGGAGGTGAGGGGTCACATCCTCCCCCCCGGCACCTACGGCCCTGCAG gggtgtccgCGGGGCGGCTGCAGGAGCTGCGGGAGCGGCAGCGGGCGCTGCGTCAGGCGCTGGGGCTGCGCCTGCGGGAGCTGCGGCGCCTCTGCCTGCAGGAGGCC GAGCTGACGGGGCAGTTGCCCCCCGAGTACCCCCTGGAGCCCGGAGAGAGACCCCAGCCCCCCCCCCGGCGCCGCTCTGGGGCGGCCCCCccgcggggacccccccccgag GTGAGCCGTGGCCGGCGCGAGGCGCACGCCCCGCTGCAGCTGCATGCCCAGGCCCCGCTGCATGCGCCGCTGCATGCGCAGGTGCAGGTGCAGGcgcaggtgctggaggccgcGCGGCGCATGGCAGCGGTGCCGGGGCTGCCCCCCGagcagcggcgccggcggcaGCGGCTCCAGGCTGAGGCTGCCCAGAGGCTGCGGCAGCTGCGGGCGCAGCTCGGGACCCCCGGGCACG aTGAGAACGGGTCCCTGAGCGACCCCCCCGTGCTGGAGAACg gtgcccctcccccccccaaaccccccccgggcgggcccggccgcccctcccccccccgggGGAGCCCCgagcggcccctcccccccccatgGAGCCCCGAGGGGACCCCCGGACGCCGCAGCTCCGTGGCCGGACCCGCCAG CCCGGCGCGGACTCTGCCCCGCAGCGCCTCGAGCCTCGAGGGCCGCAGCGTCCCCGCCACGCCCGTGCTGGGCCGGAGCCCCCGCGGGCg ccccgaaGCCCCCCGGGGGTTGCCCCCCCGGCCCTGGTCCGGCAGCCAAGACTCTCAATTGGGGGGGGTCGGGCTGGGAGGGTTGGGGGCTgctccccccgcccctcccccacccctgcccctccccccccgcaCCCGCCGCAGCAACAGCTCCGAGGCTCTGATCGAttggggggggggcgggggggggtcGCTGAGCCCCGAGACccccccggggctgcggggggggggtgggggaggggcggggggcgcggccgcccctccccccccctcgGCCGagcagcagcgccgcagccaGAAGTGGTTGGCgctggaggggctgcgggaCTGGTACCTGCGGcacaccgggacccccccccgcgGCCCCtgggcccctcccccaccccccccgcccctcccccagcGCCGCCGGGAccctccccccgcccctcccccgccccccgcccctccccccgccctGCCGCACTCGCTCAGCTTCGCCGCGGCCCTGGGCAGGTacgggggggggaggggcggcccgCGCTGGTga